A stretch of the Neodiprion lecontei isolate iyNeoLeco1 chromosome 4, iyNeoLeco1.1, whole genome shotgun sequence genome encodes the following:
- the LOC124293865 gene encoding uncharacterized protein LOC124293865, giving the protein MKKTAKDFIPCAKCKGQYAKSVIRHHWRHCTKLRGENGRIIMVKGRAIMARIHEKAEADVIVRIFAYMREDDIVRTIRYDELIILFANKQYESYSVSQHFFPMIRARLRLLGRFLVAIKRINAEISDFASIYKPGHYDNCIVAVKEVAEYEPRTRKFLHPTVASTLGTLLKQVGEILRSKYIKSEDVQKQKQVEDFLKLHSEDYGTSINKAVTETRSQNIRRKKVQLPSTTDIKILQDYLKIERAKYTTILEKKFCYTAWQKLAEVTLVSLQIFNRRRPGEIERLQIEDFETHEGMDSFADKEVFDSMTPEAQRLARNYVSDLANFMGHHDKIHKEIYRQPIAQRDIVKISKLLELAQGSTSDQRTDQKSATESEEEELVDDHCHEPSIECSQTSQDEVADCKSIDTLSKKATTDRKRKVTKDVQDEDSNSSRSSKKTTAGSKRRKVVREVPDEDFNLVTCSKKKTTAGSKKKVTTCTAQSTDNEQSYGSTCSSTSRRSWTNKEQAAVLKPFRKYLTGKKLPSLSDIGDVIAQNE; this is encoded by the exons ATGAAGAAGACTGCGAAAGATTTCATTCCTTGTGCAAAATGTAAAGGCCAGTACGCTAAGTCGGTCATTCGTCATCATTGGCGTCATTGTACAAAACTTCGCGGTGAAAATGGTAGAATTATAATGGTCAAAGGACGAGCAATAATGGCTCGCATTCATGAGAAGGCAGAGGCTGACGTCATAGTGAGAATCTTTGCATACATGCGTGAAGATGACATAGTCCGGACCATTCGCTATGACGAATTAATAATCTTATTTGCTAACAAACAGTATGAGAGTTACAGTGTatctcaacatttttttccaatgatcCGAGCACGTCTAAGGCTGTTGGGCCGCTTTCTCGTCGCCATAAAAAGAATCAATGCTGAGATATCTGACTTTGCATCAATTTACAAACCCGGACACTACGACAACTGCATTGTCGCAGTCAAAGAGGTGGCAGAGTATGAGCCCCGGACTAGGAAATTTTTGCATCCCACAGTTGCGTCAACTCTTGGAACTCTATTGAAACAGGTTGGTGAAATACTACGATCCAAGTACATCAAATCCGAAGATGtacagaaacaaaaacaagttgaagattttttgaaattacacAGCGAGGATTATGGTACTTCAATAAATAAAGCGGTGACTGAAACGCGAAGCCAGAACATTAgacgaaaaaaagttcaacTTCCTAGTACAACAGACATAAAAATCCTTCAAGATTATTTGAAGATTGAGCGAGCAAAATACACAACGATTctagaaaagaaattttgttataCAGCATGGCAGAAGCTCGCAGAAGTTACATTGGTTTCCCTGCAAATATTTAATCGACGTCGACCAGGTGAAATTGAGCGGCTTCAGATAGAAGATTTTGAAACTCATGAAGGAATGGACTCGTTTGCAGACAAAGAGGTCTTCGATTCTATGACACCGGAGGCTCAACGTCTTGCTAGAAATTAT GTATCTGATTTGGCAAATTTTATGGGACATCATGACAAAATACATAAGGAAATTTATCGCCAACCAATTGCACAGCGagatattgtaaaaatttccaaactgCTGGAACTTGCTCAGGGAAGCACAAGTGATCAACGCACGGATCAAAAGAGTGCAACCGAAAGTGAGGAAGAAGAATTGGTTGACGATCATTGTCATGAGCCAAGTATTGAATGCTCGCAGACTTCGCAGGATGAGGTTGCTGATTGCAAGTCGATTGATACTCTTTCGAAAAAAGCAACTACCGATCGTAAGAGAAAGGTCACAAAAGATGTACAGGATGAAGATTCTAACTCGTCAAGGAGTTCAAAAAAAACAACTGCAGgcagcaaaagaagaaaagtcGTACGGGAAGTGCCGGATGAGGATTTTAACTTGGTAACATGTTCTAAGAAAAAGACCACTGCAGGCAGTAAAAAGAAGGTCACAACATGTACAGCTCAAAGTACTGATAATGAACAAAGTTATG GATCTACGTGCAGTTCAACAAGTAGACGTTCATGGACGAACAAAGAACAGGCTGCGGTATTGAAACCtttcagaaaatatttaaCGGGTAAGAAGTTACCCTCGCTCTCAGACATTGGTGATGTCATTGCTCAAAATGAAT